The following coding sequences are from one Leptolyngbya sp. NIES-3755 window:
- a CDS encoding CRISPR-associated Cas family protein (similar to AA sequence:cyanobase_aa:Npun_R2694) yields the protein MPHSLVLNLLPRSTIPASHLSGRHLHALFLDLVRSQNPTLSELLHKQTTEKAFTLSPLQTQSRILQYQHQHAIATSTPCWWRISLLDDALFGQLAHLWLNLSPKQPWHLGAADLNVTSILGTAQSNQPWAGFSSYHQLHEQASDYDRQIKFQFCTPTTFRVTQYDSALPTKELVFQSLLRRWNQYSGISFSEAILEPIFPSYFDIRTEIAIDSRSKLIGCVGEVTFAILGSVEPETIRQINALANFAMYAGVGRKTPMGMGMVRRR from the coding sequence ATGCCTCATAGTTTAGTTCTCAATCTGCTTCCTCGATCGACAATTCCAGCGAGTCATCTCAGCGGGCGACATCTTCATGCCCTGTTCTTAGATTTAGTCCGATCGCAAAATCCCACGCTCAGCGAACTCCTGCACAAACAGACTACAGAAAAAGCCTTTACGCTCAGTCCCTTACAGACTCAAAGCCGTATTTTGCAATATCAGCACCAACATGCGATCGCGACTTCGACTCCGTGCTGGTGGCGGATTTCGCTGCTCGATGATGCTCTATTCGGGCAGTTAGCGCATCTATGGCTCAATCTCAGTCCTAAACAGCCGTGGCATCTAGGAGCCGCCGATTTGAATGTCACGAGCATTTTGGGAACCGCACAATCGAACCAGCCTTGGGCGGGGTTTAGTTCGTATCACCAACTTCATGAGCAAGCTTCGGACTACGATCGACAAATCAAGTTCCAGTTTTGCACACCCACTACCTTTCGGGTGACTCAGTATGATAGTGCACTGCCGACTAAAGAATTAGTGTTTCAGAGTCTACTCCGACGCTGGAATCAATACAGTGGCATTTCATTTTCTGAGGCGATTTTAGAACCGATCTTTCCGAGCTACTTTGATATTCGGACTGAGATAGCGATCGATAGTCGCAGCAAATTGATTGGATGTGTCGGAGAAGTCACATTTGCAATTTTGGGCAGTGTGGAACCGGAAACGATTCGGCAAATCAATGCCTTAGCAAACTTTGCGATGTATGCGGGAGTTGGACGGAAGACCCCAATGGGAATGGGAATGGTGCGACGAAGATGA
- a CDS encoding CRISPR-associated protein Cas4 (similar to AA sequence:cyanobase_aa:Cyan7425_2461) yields the protein MKSENYLPLSYLNAWEYCPRRFYFEFVLGEMAENEHLVLGTHLHRNINEAGVMQEGDTVIHQQQWVWSERLQVSGVIDAVEVRSGQLIPLEYKKGKMGRHLSDHFQLCAAALCLEERTGTAIAYGEIFYHANRRRQRVEFSPQLRQMTEEAIRAAHVAESRPMPAPIEHKTKCQACSLQRMCLPIEMKQLRS from the coding sequence ATGAAGTCTGAAAACTACTTACCGCTTTCGTATTTGAATGCTTGGGAGTACTGTCCGCGACGATTCTATTTTGAATTTGTGCTGGGCGAAATGGCAGAGAATGAACATCTGGTTTTAGGCACTCACTTGCATCGGAATATCAATGAAGCTGGCGTGATGCAAGAAGGCGATACGGTGATTCATCAGCAGCAGTGGGTTTGGTCGGAGCGATTACAGGTTTCAGGGGTGATCGATGCCGTCGAAGTCCGATCGGGACAACTGATTCCACTGGAGTACAAAAAGGGAAAAATGGGACGGCATTTGAGCGACCATTTTCAGCTTTGTGCAGCGGCATTATGTCTGGAAGAAAGAACGGGAACCGCGATCGCTTACGGTGAGATTTTCTACCATGCGAATCGACGACGGCAGCGGGTGGAATTTTCACCCCAATTGCGACAGATGACTGAGGAGGCGATTCGGGCGGCGCATGTCGCAGAAAGTCGTCCGATGCCTGCCCCGATCGAGCATAAAACGAAGTGTCAGGCGTGTAGTTTGCAGCGGATGTGTTTACCGATCGAGATGAAACAGTTAAGGAGCTAA
- a CDS encoding CRISPR-associated protein Cas1 (similar to AA sequence:cyanobase_aa:Cyan7425_2462): MSVLYVTQPDAILNKSYEAFTVKLKQADGTWKKQTIPPQTVDQVVLMGNPQVTGDALMYALELGMSVHYLSSFGKHLGSALPVESRNGQLRLAQYRRYEDQARKLELVKAIVIAKIQNQAAVLYRHNVKEEKLKQRKASVTSQKTIDQVRGVEGLAAREYFACWSQMLKEPWTFAGRNRRPPTDPVNALLSFAYGLLRSQVTAAIHLAGLDPYIGYLHEVTRGQPAMVLDLMEEFRALVADNVVLSVLNNREIQTKDFTESLGAYLLSDAGRRTFLQAFERKLSDEFKHPVFEYRVSYRRAIELQARLLARHLQEGVSYKPLVLR; this comes from the coding sequence ATGTCTGTTTTGTATGTGACGCAGCCCGACGCGATTTTGAATAAGTCGTATGAGGCGTTTACCGTGAAGCTGAAACAAGCGGATGGGACTTGGAAGAAGCAAACAATTCCCCCGCAGACCGTGGATCAAGTGGTATTGATGGGTAATCCGCAAGTGACCGGAGATGCGTTGATGTATGCTTTGGAACTCGGCATGTCTGTGCACTATTTGTCGAGTTTTGGCAAACATTTGGGGTCGGCACTTCCAGTTGAATCGCGAAACGGTCAGTTGCGGTTAGCGCAGTATCGACGGTATGAGGATCAAGCGCGGAAGTTGGAACTGGTGAAAGCGATCGTCATTGCCAAAATTCAAAATCAAGCCGCAGTTCTGTATCGGCACAATGTCAAAGAAGAAAAACTGAAGCAGCGTAAAGCAAGTGTGACTTCGCAAAAGACGATCGATCAAGTGCGCGGTGTTGAAGGATTAGCGGCACGAGAGTATTTTGCCTGTTGGTCACAGATGTTGAAAGAACCGTGGACGTTTGCGGGGCGAAATCGTCGTCCACCGACTGATCCGGTGAATGCGTTGCTGAGTTTTGCGTATGGATTATTACGATCGCAAGTGACAGCAGCGATTCATTTGGCGGGGCTTGATCCGTATATTGGCTATTTGCACGAGGTGACACGCGGACAGCCTGCGATGGTGCTGGATTTGATGGAGGAGTTTCGGGCATTGGTGGCAGATAATGTGGTGCTGTCGGTGCTGAATAATCGGGAGATTCAAACGAAGGATTTTACTGAAAGTTTGGGGGCGTATTTGCTCTCGGATGCGGGACGGAGAACGTTTTTGCAGGCGTTTGAGCGGAAGTTGAGTGATGAGTTTAAACATCCGGTGTTTGAGTATCGGGTGAGCTACCGAAGAGCGATCGAGCTTCAGGCGCGATTGTTGGCGCGGCATTTGCAGGAGGGGGTTTCTTATAAGCCGTTGGTTTTGCGGTGA
- a CDS encoding S23 ribosomal protein (similar to AA sequence:cyanobase_aa:Npun_AR111), with protein sequence MEDREIRGHRDLKVWNRAMDLVVRSYELTKEFPKAEQYGLTSQIQRAAVSIPANIAEGKGRRHLGDYLRHLSIARGSLMELETHILIAERLCYLTSQKAEAVLLLIEEISRMLSSLQQALEKRR encoded by the coding sequence ATGGAAGATAGAGAGATTAGAGGGCATCGGGATCTGAAGGTTTGGAACCGAGCAATGGATTTGGTTGTGCGATCGTATGAGTTAACGAAGGAGTTCCCGAAAGCTGAACAGTATGGATTAACTAGCCAAATTCAAAGAGCCGCTGTTTCGATTCCAGCGAATATTGCTGAGGGCAAGGGGAGAAGGCATTTGGGCGATTACTTGAGACATCTATCCATCGCTAGAGGCTCTCTAATGGAGTTGGAGACTCACATTCTAATTGCGGAGCGACTATGCTACCTGACTTCACAAAAGGCAGAGGCTGTTCTATTGCTGATTGAGGAGATCAGCCGAATGTTGAGCAGTCTTCAACAAGCCTTAGAAAAAAGAAGATAA
- a CDS encoding CRISPR-associated protein Cas2 (similar to AA sequence:cyanobase_aa:Cyan7425_2463) yields MHKLLSGYGTWTQYSVFECFLSAVQFAKLQVQIERLIQPDVDAVRIYLLDAGAVKRTIAYGSEKPRQISAIVL; encoded by the coding sequence TTGCATAAGCTATTGTCGGGGTATGGGACTTGGACGCAGTACAGTGTGTTTGAGTGTTTTTTGAGCGCGGTGCAGTTCGCGAAGCTTCAGGTTCAGATTGAGCGATTGATTCAGCCAGATGTGGATGCGGTGCGAATTTATCTGCTGGATGCGGGAGCGGTGAAACGGACGATCGCGTATGGTTCGGAAAAGCCGCGTCAGATTTCTGCGATCGTTCTATAA
- a CDS encoding hypothetical protein (hypothetical protein MC7420_6268;~similar to AA sequence:cyanobase_aa:LBDG_04240) gives MRSFWTDPYLWIHLAGVAAVPLALLVCLLGLAAGDPILPPWLEVGLVAAAGIAPIAWMQIQKPFYIYSLLAVALRPERLTEAQRKVLAMFLVRRNPVAVGVAAVVLFLVLKQIYAIAPIAEGITPISGHGLGLIVAAIGFLGSNLFLQVPLSVALVMWSSDAEVAQIAPIGVGEIPQRLFVFGLPVNAIVPPIQEDSTVRR, from the coding sequence ATGCGATCGTTTTGGACTGATCCGTATTTATGGATTCATCTAGCTGGCGTGGCAGCCGTTCCGCTGGCGTTATTGGTTTGCTTGCTAGGACTTGCCGCAGGTGATCCAATTTTGCCGCCTTGGTTGGAAGTAGGATTGGTAGCCGCTGCGGGAATTGCGCCGATCGCGTGGATGCAGATTCAAAAGCCGTTTTATATTTACAGTTTGTTAGCGGTGGCGTTGCGTCCTGAACGATTGACGGAAGCTCAGAGAAAAGTTTTGGCAATGTTTTTAGTGCGTCGGAATCCGGTTGCAGTTGGGGTTGCGGCGGTTGTGCTGTTTTTGGTGTTGAAACAGATTTATGCGATCGCTCCTATCGCAGAAGGGATTACTCCAATTTCGGGGCATGGATTGGGATTGATTGTCGCTGCGATCGGGTTTCTGGGTAGTAATTTGTTTCTACAAGTGCCGCTTAGTGTTGCATTGGTCATGTGGTCGAGTGATGCGGAAGTCGCTCAGATTGCACCGATTGGAGTAGGAGAGATTCCTCAGCGATTGTTTGTGTTTGGTCTTCCGGTTAATGCGATCGTGCCTCCGATTCAGGAGGATTCAACGGTTCGCAGATAA
- a CDS encoding hypothetical protein (similar to AA sequence:cyanobase_aa:LBDG_04250) produces MNASNGQFSKAAVCDSQTGASETMVSQEKVKILYSADQQVKLLDLQAEAELLLKQLQALKQQRTEQPVSSIS; encoded by the coding sequence ATGAACGCTTCAAACGGACAATTTAGTAAGGCTGCGGTCTGTGACTCTCAGACAGGTGCATCAGAAACGATGGTCTCGCAGGAGAAAGTGAAAATTCTCTATAGCGCTGATCAACAGGTCAAACTTCTCGATTTGCAAGCTGAGGCTGAACTGCTCCTCAAACAGCTTCAAGCCCTGAAACAACAACGCACAGAGCAACCGGTTAGTTCGATTTCGTAG
- a CDS encoding threonine synthase (similar to AA sequence:cyanobase_aa:LBDG_57540) has translation MTLRLSLANPSPSEELPRVQPWRGLIHGYRRYLPVTDQTPVVTLHEGNTPLIPVPAIAHEIGRQVQVYVKYDGLNPTGSFKDRGMTMAISKAKEAGAEAVICASTGNTSAAAAAYARRGGMRAFVLIPDGYVALGKLAQALLYGAEVLSIKGNFDRALEIVREMSQNYPVTLVNSVNPYRLEGQKTAAFEVVDVLGDAPDWLCIPVGNAGNISAYWMGFTQYHQEGRSSKLPKMMGFQAAGAAPLVHGEPFTHPETLATAIRIGNPANWNRAIAVRDASQSSFNAVTDEEILSAYRLLAANEGIFCEPASAASVAGLLKVKDQVPTGATVVCVLTGNGLKDPDSAIKFSENNFKQGVDPDLSSVAGAMGF, from the coding sequence GTGACCTTACGCCTGTCTCTTGCAAACCCCTCTCCATCCGAAGAACTGCCGAGAGTCCAACCGTGGCGCGGCTTGATTCACGGTTATCGACGCTATTTGCCTGTGACCGACCAAACCCCAGTGGTGACGCTGCACGAAGGCAATACGCCATTGATTCCGGTTCCTGCGATCGCTCACGAAATCGGTCGTCAAGTTCAAGTCTACGTCAAGTACGACGGACTGAACCCGACTGGAAGCTTCAAGGATCGGGGCATGACGATGGCGATCTCGAAAGCGAAGGAAGCGGGAGCGGAAGCCGTTATTTGTGCAAGCACTGGAAACACATCAGCGGCAGCGGCAGCCTACGCCCGTCGCGGTGGAATGCGGGCGTTTGTATTGATCCCAGATGGCTATGTTGCCTTGGGTAAATTAGCGCAAGCGTTGTTATACGGTGCAGAAGTTTTATCGATTAAAGGAAACTTCGATCGAGCTTTAGAAATTGTGCGCGAGATGTCCCAGAACTATCCGGTGACGCTCGTAAATTCGGTGAATCCCTATCGTCTAGAAGGACAAAAAACCGCAGCCTTTGAAGTGGTGGACGTGTTGGGGGATGCTCCAGACTGGCTCTGTATTCCGGTGGGAAATGCTGGGAACATCAGCGCGTATTGGATGGGATTTACTCAGTATCACCAAGAAGGTCGATCGTCGAAATTGCCGAAAATGATGGGATTCCAGGCGGCAGGGGCGGCTCCCTTGGTGCATGGGGAACCGTTCACGCATCCTGAAACCTTGGCGACTGCGATTCGGATTGGGAATCCAGCGAATTGGAATCGAGCGATCGCGGTTCGAGATGCGAGTCAGAGTAGCTTTAATGCGGTGACAGACGAAGAAATTTTGTCAGCCTATCGCCTTTTAGCAGCAAATGAAGGAATTTTCTGTGAGCCTGCAAGTGCGGCATCGGTGGCAGGATTGCTGAAAGTGAAAGATCAAGTTCCAACCGGAGCGACCGTTGTTTGTGTCTTGACTGGCAATGGATTGAAAGATCCAGATTCAGCGATTAAGTTCAGCGAGAACAATTTCAAACAGGGGGTCGATCCCGATTTGAGTTCGGTTGCGGGCGCGATGGGATTTTAA
- a CDS encoding hypothetical protein (hypothetical protein MicvaDRAFT_0464;~similar to AA sequence:cyanobase_aa:LBDG_43250): protein MNHTFLMEPGRWTLQGNWLEREGLPIALKGKLLVAWSRDDWFTLITKLTFPNDDREEITLQYRGRLDTGDRRYTFVLQHSLLGRIEGEGWIAPESLVQRHWVLGDRQRRSGFDTMYRVNDDRYYLSSTVLTGHALTSMMEATLERQPD from the coding sequence GTGAACCACACGTTTTTAATGGAACCAGGACGTTGGACGCTCCAGGGAAATTGGCTAGAGCGAGAAGGACTCCCGATCGCCCTTAAAGGAAAACTTCTCGTTGCTTGGAGCCGTGACGATTGGTTCACGCTAATCACAAAGCTGACCTTTCCGAATGACGATCGAGAAGAGATTACTCTGCAATATCGCGGACGATTGGACACGGGCGATCGACGCTATACGTTTGTGCTGCAACACAGTCTGTTAGGACGGATTGAAGGGGAAGGCTGGATCGCGCCAGAATCTTTGGTACAGCGGCATTGGGTTTTGGGCGATCGACAACGACGTAGCGGATTCGATACGATGTATCGGGTGAATGACGATCGATATTATTTGTCGAGTACGGTGCTGACGGGACATGCGCTTACTAGCATGATGGAAGCAACATTGGAACGGCAACCGGATTAA
- a CDS encoding anhydro-N-acetylmuramic acid kinase (similar to AA sequence:cyanobase_aa:LBDG_43240): protein MRVIGLMSGTSIDGIDAALVEISGSTDNLQATLIAGETYPYPAQLRDRILAVCSGTAVSIAELAELDDEIAEQFAQAALRIQDNQTPAVLIGSHGQTVFHRPPAERLGYSLQLGRGAAIAHQTKIATISNFRAADIAIGGQGAPLVPPIDAALLRHPIEHCCVQNIGGIGNVTYLPPPKSGLPIRGWDTGPGNMLIDLAVARFSDQKYDRNGDWAASGSPNQTLVDRWLQQDFFQQSPPKSTGREQFGAEYLEACLRDAGDLSPADILATLTELTAASIAHSYRTFLPQLPDRVLVGGGGSRNTYLKSRIQALLPDSSVITTDEAGLNADFKEAIAFAILAYWRYHEIPGNLPEVTGAPKPVLLGEIHHVG from the coding sequence ATGCGTGTAATTGGCTTAATGAGCGGAACCTCGATCGATGGAATTGATGCTGCGTTAGTTGAAATTTCTGGTTCTACGGATAATTTACAAGCGACTTTGATTGCAGGCGAAACGTATCCCTATCCTGCTCAACTGCGCGATCGTATTCTTGCGGTTTGTAGTGGAACGGCTGTGTCGATCGCGGAACTTGCAGAACTCGATGATGAGATTGCTGAACAATTCGCGCAAGCGGCACTCCGAATTCAGGACAATCAAACTCCAGCCGTTCTAATCGGCTCACATGGACAGACCGTGTTTCATCGTCCTCCAGCCGAGCGATTGGGCTATAGTTTGCAGCTTGGACGGGGAGCCGCGATCGCACATCAAACAAAAATCGCAACCATCAGTAACTTTAGAGCCGCAGATATCGCGATCGGGGGACAAGGTGCGCCACTGGTTCCGCCCATTGATGCAGCATTACTGAGACACCCGATCGAGCATTGCTGTGTGCAAAATATTGGTGGAATTGGGAATGTAACTTATCTACCGCCTCCGAAATCAGGATTGCCGATTCGGGGATGGGATACGGGACCTGGCAATATGCTGATCGATTTGGCAGTCGCACGATTTTCGGATCAGAAATACGATCGTAATGGGGATTGGGCAGCGAGTGGAAGCCCGAATCAAACTTTGGTCGATCGATGGTTACAACAAGACTTTTTCCAGCAATCACCCCCGAAATCGACCGGACGAGAACAGTTTGGAGCCGAATATTTAGAAGCCTGTTTGAGAGATGCAGGGGATCTCAGTCCAGCGGATATTTTGGCAACATTAACAGAATTGACCGCAGCCTCGATCGCTCACAGTTACAGAACATTTTTACCGCAATTACCCGATCGCGTTCTGGTGGGCGGCGGCGGTAGTCGGAATACTTATCTCAAATCTCGAATTCAGGCGTTATTACCGGATAGCTCTGTGATCACCACCGACGAAGCGGGATTGAATGCGGACTTTAAAGAAGCGATCGCATTTGCAATTTTGGCGTATTGGCGATATCACGAGATCCCTGGTAATCTCCCGGAGGTGACAGGCGCACCGAAACCCGTACTTTTAGGGGAAATTCACCACGTAGGTTAA
- a CDS encoding aspartate carbamoyltransferase (similar to AA sequence:cyanobase_aa:LBDG_36270) gives MNSESCPQLTCYMSWNRRHVLSLADFTPAEYDTVLQTASSFREVLTRRTKKVPTLQGQVVANLFFEASTRTRSSFELAAKRLSADTLNFAASTSSITKGETILDTAKTYLAMGTDMMVIRHKEAGVPQAIADEMDRLNVKVGVLNAGDGQHEHPSQALLDLFTICSLIDVEKPRSTVLKDKKIAIVGDILHSRVARSNIWSLTASGAEVHLAAPPTLLPKEFAAFVKESDPEISRKLFIHWTLEPALIDADFVMTLRLQKERMTSYLLPSLREYHQQFGITRDRLKLCKPEVRVLHPGPVNRGVEISSDLMDDPVVSLISQQVTSGVAVRMALLYLMGGGKVG, from the coding sequence ATGAATAGTGAGTCATGCCCTCAGTTGACGTGCTATATGAGTTGGAATCGTCGCCATGTTCTCTCGCTTGCTGATTTCACGCCTGCGGAATATGATACCGTTCTGCAAACTGCAAGTAGTTTTCGGGAAGTTCTAACACGCCGTACCAAGAAAGTCCCGACGCTACAAGGGCAAGTGGTGGCGAATTTGTTTTTTGAAGCTTCGACGCGGACTCGGAGTAGTTTTGAGCTTGCCGCAAAGCGGTTATCCGCGGATACCTTGAATTTTGCTGCCAGTACGTCTTCGATTACAAAAGGGGAAACGATTCTCGATACGGCAAAAACGTATTTGGCAATGGGAACAGACATGATGGTGATTCGGCACAAAGAAGCCGGGGTGCCACAGGCGATCGCAGATGAGATGGATCGCTTAAATGTCAAAGTTGGGGTGCTGAACGCAGGGGATGGACAGCATGAACATCCGTCTCAGGCATTGTTGGATCTGTTCACGATTTGTTCCTTGATTGATGTAGAAAAGCCTCGATCGACCGTGTTGAAAGACAAGAAAATCGCGATCGTCGGAGATATTCTGCATTCGAGAGTCGCTCGATCGAATATTTGGAGTTTGACCGCGAGTGGCGCAGAAGTTCATTTGGCTGCACCTCCAACTCTGTTGCCAAAAGAATTCGCCGCGTTTGTGAAAGAGAGTGACCCAGAAATTTCTCGAAAGTTGTTCATTCACTGGACATTAGAACCCGCATTAATTGATGCAGATTTTGTGATGACGTTGCGATTGCAGAAAGAACGAATGACGAGTTATTTGCTGCCGAGTTTGCGCGAGTATCATCAACAGTTTGGGATTACCCGCGATCGTCTAAAACTCTGTAAGCCAGAGGTGAGAGTTTTACATCCAGGTCCGGTGAATCGGGGAGTCGAAATTAGTTCGGATTTGATGGATGATCCAGTCGTGAGTTTGATTTCTCAACAAGTTACGAGCGGGGTTGCGGTGCGGATGGCGCTTTTGTACTTAATGGGAGGCGGCAAAGTCGGATAA
- a CDS encoding hypothetical protein (hypothetical protein Psta_3420;~similar to AA sequence:cyanobase_aa:LBDG_31410), with amino-acid sequence MTKKRPRLLKETKNLAMLIAMTVRNEMEDFHCEHLTDDQMQELNPIIRNAIVTALYAARNYSEDAASMEWVNFQFRLIPEYWEEPQLTESFLRLAKSLQKKGINESKDSARLS; translated from the coding sequence ATGACAAAGAAGCGCCCCCGACTGTTGAAAGAGACTAAAAATCTGGCGATGCTGATAGCGATGACCGTCCGAAATGAAATGGAAGACTTTCACTGCGAACATTTAACTGATGATCAAATGCAGGAATTAAATCCAATTATTAGAAACGCGATCGTAACGGCACTATACGCGGCTAGAAACTACTCCGAAGATGCAGCCTCAATGGAGTGGGTCAACTTTCAATTCAGGTTGATTCCCGAATACTGGGAAGAACCTCAACTCACTGAAAGTTTTCTTAGATTAGCTAAATCACTCCAGAAGAAAGGCATCAATGAGTCCAAAGACAGTGCTCGTCTATCTTAA
- a CDS encoding hypothetical protein (conserved hypothetical protein;~similar to AA sequence:cyanobase_aa:LBDG_54430), with the protein MTETITHTKFSLDEYHRMIELGVLDDKKVELLNGELIEMPPENPPHFTQNEEGHEYLVQLLGNRAKVRQAGPVTLPNGSEPEPDLAICQPLGREYKSHHPYPENIFWLIEYSDSTLKKDLEVKSKIYAESGIQEYWIVKIQTNELIVMRDPENGEYQTEFTLRDGIIQPLSFPDLSIEVSRIINT; encoded by the coding sequence ATGACAGAAACCATCACTCACACAAAATTCTCCTTAGATGAATATCATCGGATGATCGAACTCGGTGTTTTGGATGATAAGAAAGTCGAATTATTGAATGGAGAATTGATTGAAATGCCGCCTGAGAATCCGCCTCACTTTACTCAAAACGAAGAAGGTCACGAGTATTTGGTTCAGCTTTTAGGCAACAGAGCTAAAGTACGGCAAGCAGGTCCAGTCACCTTACCGAATGGAAGTGAACCTGAACCAGATCTCGCGATTTGTCAACCATTAGGGCGTGAATATAAATCGCATCATCCCTATCCAGAGAACATCTTTTGGTTAATCGAATATTCAGACTCCACATTGAAAAAGGATTTAGAAGTAAAGTCAAAGATTTATGCCGAGTCAGGTATCCAAGAATATTGGATTGTCAAGATTCAAACTAATGAACTGATCGTCATGAGAGATCCAGAGAATGGAGAATACCAAACTGAATTTACTTTAAGAGATGGAATAATTCAGCCGCTCTCCTTTCCAGATCTGAGCATTGAGGTATCGAGAATTATCAATACTTAA
- a CDS encoding hypothetical protein (similar to AA sequence:cyanobase_aa:Ava_C0049): MKKRPPKCDLVGQKFGFLEVISFIGKNHRSENIWQCLCDCGNYHKAAGYQLKRLSISSCGCRKTVGAVTHGLSRTREYGIWNQMKDRCSNRNKVYYKDYGGRGIKVCDRWLDSFENFLQDMGPRPSRL; this comes from the coding sequence ATGAAAAAACGCCCTCCAAAGTGTGATTTAGTTGGTCAGAAATTTGGGTTTCTAGAGGTTATTTCATTTATTGGAAAAAACCATAGAAGTGAGAATATTTGGCAATGTCTGTGTGACTGTGGAAACTATCATAAAGCTGCTGGTTATCAATTAAAGCGCCTCTCTATTTCAAGTTGTGGTTGTCGTAAAACTGTCGGGGCTGTCACACATGGTCTTAGTCGGACTCGTGAGTATGGTATCTGGAATCAAATGAAGGATCGATGTTCAAATAGAAATAAAGTTTATTACAAAGATTACGGTGGAAGAGGTATTAAAGTTTGCGATCGATGGTTAGATTCTTTTGAGAATTTTCTTCAAGATATGGGTCCTCGTCCTTCCCGTTTGTAA